A single window of Meiothermus sp. DNA harbors:
- a CDS encoding zf-TFIIB domain-containing protein translates to MPLLICPHCETGMNEIQRNGVLIDVCPKCRGVWLDGGEMEKLLGQVRQYEQEYEAELESYRRQYAEPRGPSSSPAHPRNPYDTDEDDYPKRYGKKKSKLAKLFDLFD, encoded by the coding sequence ATGCCCCTTTTGATCTGCCCTCACTGCGAAACCGGAATGAACGAAATCCAGCGCAACGGTGTCCTGATCGATGTCTGTCCCAAATGCCGGGGGGTTTGGTTGGACGGCGGGGAGATGGAAAAGCTACTTGGTCAGGTGCGCCAGTACGAGCAGGAGTACGAGGCCGAGCTCGAGAGCTACCGCCGTCAGTACGCAGAGCCTCGAGGCCCCTCCTCTTCCCCAGCCCATCCACGCAACCCCTACGATACCGATGAAGACGATTACCCTAAGCGCTACGGAAAGAAAAAAAGCAAGCTGGCCAAACTCTTCGACCTCTTCGACTAA
- a CDS encoding tetratricopeptide repeat protein, with protein MTQQDGSTGIERALQHLTRGEALLALQVLDRVSWMDLAWPDYWRVRAEAFLLLGDYKQAASSAKEGLTDDPDNLPLLLLRIRALLELGELDKAQYALNHALQLAPQNLELQSLSNSLELRQDRKPKIPQTTPPTPTPTTPDTPAHPHDWRNTGPRRGKLFLSDADASAIKRAFENRRLRSPNIPVQRRSFAYLPVGFLLLSLALTAYWLWSQVGK; from the coding sequence ATGACCCAACAAGACGGCTCCACCGGAATTGAGCGGGCCTTGCAACACCTCACCAGAGGAGAGGCCCTGCTGGCCTTGCAGGTATTGGACAGGGTTTCCTGGATGGATCTGGCCTGGCCCGATTACTGGCGGGTCAGGGCCGAGGCATTTTTGTTGCTGGGTGACTATAAACAAGCGGCCAGCAGCGCCAAAGAGGGCCTTACCGATGACCCGGACAATCTGCCCTTGCTCTTGTTGCGCATTCGCGCCCTGCTGGAGCTAGGTGAGCTGGATAAGGCCCAGTACGCGCTAAACCATGCGCTGCAGTTGGCGCCGCAAAACCTCGAGCTGCAAAGCCTGTCCAACTCGCTCGAGCTGCGACAAGATCGGAAACCCAAAATTCCTCAAACCACACCGCCAACACCTACCCCCACCACTCCAGATACGCCGGCGCATCCCCACGACTGGAGAAACACCGGCCCTCGCAGGGGCAAACTCTTCTTGAGCGATGCCGATGCCAGCGCTATTAAAAGGGCTTTCGAGAATCGTCGCCTGCGCTCGCCGAATATACCCGTTCAGCGGCGCAGTTTTGCCTACCTACCGGTGGGATTCTTGCTGTTGAGTCTGGCCCTTACCGCGTATTGGTTGTGGTCGCAGGTGGGCAAATAG